The window GCCTTCTTCCTGATGATGATATACATCTGAATGGATGGTTTTCTGACTATATCTTGATCCGTGAAGGTTCTACAGTGTTTAATGTAAGCGATTTAGACCTGAAATCAAGAATCCTTATTGAGCCATGTGCTGTATTAATCCACGCAGTAGAAAGAGCCAAGACAACAGGTATTCTGAGATTTAACAGCCGTGTCGTTGTACAGGGATGCGGGCCTATCGGTTTGATCTGTATTGCCATTCTGCGTACGATGGGAATCGAGAATATTGTGGCAGTTGACGGGGAGCAGAAGCGTCTTGATTTTGCGAAAAGAATGGGCGCTGAGAAGTCTGTTAACTTTAAAGACCATAAAGGCATAGAGGCCCTTGCGGCAGGAGTGGAAGAAGCATTTGGCGGATATCCGGCAGACTTTGCGTTCCAGTGTACAGGATCTCCGGTGGCACACGCCAATATTTATAAATTTATCAGAAACGGCGGCGGCTTATGTGAGCTTGGATTCTTTATCAATGGCGGGGATGCAACTATTAATCCTCACTTTGACCTTTGCTCTAAAGAAATCACCTTGGTTGGATCCTGGGTATATACTCTGAGAGATTATGCCACAACATTTGATTTCCTCAAGCGGGCAAAGGCAATCGGACTTCCCATGGACGACCTCATCACACATGAGTATCCGCTGGAGCAGATTAATGAGGCACATCAGACAAATCTGAAAATGGAAGGCCTGAAAATAGCGATAATTAATAAATAGCAGCAATCCCAAGAAGGAGAATTGATATGGGAGAAGCAGTAGGGATGTTGGAAGTGTTCGGGTTGGCCACCGCATTTGCGGCAGCAGATGCAGGCTGTAAAGCGGGGAATGTCAGCCTTGAGACTTTTGATAAGAATAAACCGGCAAATGCGGATGAATTACCTGTTCCACTGATTGTAATGGTTAAGTTCAGAGGCAGTGTGTCCGATGTCAGTGCAGCGCTGGAAGCTGCAAAGGCAAAGGCAGAGTCACTGGCTGGAGTGGTGGCTGAATATGAGATTGCAAGGCCCACAGTGGATACGGAGAAGATGCTGAAGCTGAGCGGTTTAGATAAAGGTAAACCAAATAAAATATTTATAGAAGAAGTGTAGGAGGAGAATAAAATGGCACAACAGGCATTAGGAATGGTAGAGACAAGAGGACTTACGGCTGCAATTGAGGCGGCTGATGCAATGACAAAGGCAGCTGAGGTTACATTGGTAGGGACAGAGAAGATTGGTTCTGGCCTTGTAACAGTTATGGTCCGTGGGGACGTTGGAGCTGTTAAGGCTGCAGTTGAAACAGGGGCAGACGCGGCAGGAAGGCTGGGCGAGCTGGTTGCCACACATGTAATTCCAAGGCCACATGATGATGTG of the Luxibacter massiliensis genome contains:
- a CDS encoding zinc-dependent alcohol dehydrogenase, with the translated sequence MEMNSANVEAVVKQVLESMLDKKVAPAAGAAGQAIPNTAHVAMLTALEHYDIKEYPMPPVGDGDILVKVEGCGVCGTDAHEFKRDPFSLIPVVLGHEGTGEIVKMGKNVKVDSAGKSLKVGDKVVTCMIFKDNPDITMFDLNKQNVGGADVYGLLPDDDIHLNGWFSDYILIREGSTVFNVSDLDLKSRILIEPCAVLIHAVERAKTTGILRFNSRVVVQGCGPIGLICIAILRTMGIENIVAVDGEQKRLDFAKRMGAEKSVNFKDHKGIEALAAGVEEAFGGYPADFAFQCTGSPVAHANIYKFIRNGGGLCELGFFINGGDATINPHFDLCSKEITLVGSWVYTLRDYATTFDFLKRAKAIGLPMDDLITHEYPLEQINEAHQTNLKMEGLKIAIINK
- a CDS encoding BMC domain-containing protein, which translates into the protein MGEAVGMLEVFGLATAFAAADAGCKAGNVSLETFDKNKPANADELPVPLIVMVKFRGSVSDVSAALEAAKAKAESLAGVVAEYEIARPTVDTEKMLKLSGLDKGKPNKIFIEEV
- a CDS encoding BMC domain-containing protein gives rise to the protein MAQQALGMVETRGLTAAIEAADAMTKAAEVTLVGTEKIGSGLVTVMVRGDVGAVKAAVETGADAAGRLGELVATHVIPRPHDDVEKILPTV